The Anas acuta chromosome 2, bAnaAcu1.1, whole genome shotgun sequence genome contains a region encoding:
- the UBA5 gene encoding ubiquitin-like modifier-activating enzyme 5 isoform X2 gives MNRLFFQPHQAGLSKVQAAEDTLRNINPDVQFEVHNYNITTLDNFEHFMDRISNGALEEGKPVDLVLSCVDNFEARMAINTACNELGQIWMESGVSENAVSGHIQLIIPGESACFACAPPLVVAANIDEKTLKREGVCAASLPTTMGVVAGILVQNVLKYLLNFGTVSYYLGYNAMQDFFPTMAMKPNPQCSDQNCRKQQEIYKKKVAAQPKQEVTEQEEEIVHEDNDWGIELVSEISEDELKAASGPVPDLPEGITVAYTIPNKEENPVAEETVAESEESLEELMAKMRNL, from the exons ATGAACAGACTCTTCTTCCAACCTCATCAAGCTGGATTAAGTAAAGTGCAAGCAGCAGAGGATACCTTGAG AAATATTAATCCTGATGTTCAGTTTGAAGTACATAACTACAACATCACAACACTGGACAACTTTGAACATTTCATGGATAGAATAAG TAATGGTGCGTTAGAGGAAGGGAAGCCTGTTGATCTTGTTCTAAGCTGTGTGGACAACTTTGAAGCTCGCATGGCAATTAACACG GCCTGCAATGAACTTGGACAAATCTGGATGGAATCTGGAGTGAGTGAAAATGCAGTGTCAGGACACATACAGCTTATCATACCTGGTGAATCTGCTTGTTTTGCG TGTGCTCCTCCGCTTGTAGTTGCTGCAAATATTGATGAGAAAACGTTAAAACGAGAAGGAGTTTGTGCAGCTAGTCTTCCTACAACTATGGGTGTTGTGGCAGGAATTCTCGTACAAAATGTTCTCAA GTATCTTTTAAATTTTGGTACTGTGAGTTATTATCTTGGTTACAATGCGATGCAGGATTTCTTTCCAACTATGGCGATGAAGCCAAACCCACAATGCAGTGACCAAAATTGCAGGAAACAGCAGGAAATTTATAag aaaaaggtAGCTGCACAACCAAAGCAAGAAGTGActgagcaggaagaagaaatagtGCATGAAGACAATGACTGGG GGATCGAATTAGTATCAGAAATTTCAGAAGATGAGCTGAAGGCTGCGTCTGGTCCGGTACCTGATCTTCCTGAGGGAATTACTGTAGCATATACTATACCAAACAAg GAAGAGAATCCAGTAGCTGAAGAAACAGTGGCTGAATCTGAAGAAAGCCTGGAAGAACTCATGGCCAAAATGCGAAACCTGTAG
- the UBA5 gene encoding ubiquitin-like modifier-activating enzyme 5 isoform X1 produces the protein MAELRRLQQRLRELEEELARERGGRGAPRPRIEAMSAEVTDSNPYSRLMALKRMGIVQDYEKIRTFTVAVVGVGGVGSVTAEMLTRCGIGKLLLFDYDKVELANMNRLFFQPHQAGLSKVQAAEDTLRNINPDVQFEVHNYNITTLDNFEHFMDRISNGALEEGKPVDLVLSCVDNFEARMAINTACNELGQIWMESGVSENAVSGHIQLIIPGESACFACAPPLVVAANIDEKTLKREGVCAASLPTTMGVVAGILVQNVLKYLLNFGTVSYYLGYNAMQDFFPTMAMKPNPQCSDQNCRKQQEIYKKKVAAQPKQEVTEQEEEIVHEDNDWGIELVSEISEDELKAASGPVPDLPEGITVAYTIPNKEENPVAEETVAESEESLEELMAKMRNL, from the exons ATGGCGGAGCTGAGGCGGCTGCAGCAGCGGCtgcgggagctggaggaggagctggcCCGGGAgaggggcggccggggggcgccCAGGCCGCGCATCGAGGCCATGAGCGCCGAGGTGACGGATTCCAACCCCTACAG tcGCTTGATGGCACTGAAAAGAATGGGAATTGTCCAAGATTATGAG AAAATCCGTACCTTTACAGTTGCGGTAGTAGGTGTTGGCGGAGTTGGCAGCGTGACTGCTGAAATGTTGACAAGGTGTGGCATTGGTAAG CTTCTTCTGTTTGATTATGACAAAGTGGAACTGGCAAACATGAACAGACTCTTCTTCCAACCTCATCAAGCTGGATTAAGTAAAGTGCAAGCAGCAGAGGATACCTTGAG AAATATTAATCCTGATGTTCAGTTTGAAGTACATAACTACAACATCACAACACTGGACAACTTTGAACATTTCATGGATAGAATAAG TAATGGTGCGTTAGAGGAAGGGAAGCCTGTTGATCTTGTTCTAAGCTGTGTGGACAACTTTGAAGCTCGCATGGCAATTAACACG GCCTGCAATGAACTTGGACAAATCTGGATGGAATCTGGAGTGAGTGAAAATGCAGTGTCAGGACACATACAGCTTATCATACCTGGTGAATCTGCTTGTTTTGCG TGTGCTCCTCCGCTTGTAGTTGCTGCAAATATTGATGAGAAAACGTTAAAACGAGAAGGAGTTTGTGCAGCTAGTCTTCCTACAACTATGGGTGTTGTGGCAGGAATTCTCGTACAAAATGTTCTCAA GTATCTTTTAAATTTTGGTACTGTGAGTTATTATCTTGGTTACAATGCGATGCAGGATTTCTTTCCAACTATGGCGATGAAGCCAAACCCACAATGCAGTGACCAAAATTGCAGGAAACAGCAGGAAATTTATAag aaaaaggtAGCTGCACAACCAAAGCAAGAAGTGActgagcaggaagaagaaatagtGCATGAAGACAATGACTGGG GGATCGAATTAGTATCAGAAATTTCAGAAGATGAGCTGAAGGCTGCGTCTGGTCCGGTACCTGATCTTCCTGAGGGAATTACTGTAGCATATACTATACCAAACAAg GAAGAGAATCCAGTAGCTGAAGAAACAGTGGCTGAATCTGAAGAAAGCCTGGAAGAACTCATGGCCAAAATGCGAAACCTGTAG
- the ACAD11 gene encoding acyl-CoA dehydrogenase family member 11, whose protein sequence is MAAEPGTSEVRRQHRFDACRLERLLCRRLAGFPQQPEGALEVRQYSSGQSNPTFYLRKGEKAYVLRKKPHGPLLPRAHKVDREYHVQKALFAAGFPVPEPLLYCSDVSVIGTEFYVMQHVQGRIFRDLSLPEVGPAERSALYIAMIETLAQLHSFDLQSLGLQEYGRGPGYCRRQVSTWKRQYDAAAHTDIPAMNQLAEWLANNLPADDNEETLIHGDFRIDNIIFHPTEARVLAVLDWELSTTGHPLADLAYATMFYFWPTSLKGLGQGTVFNFKDTIVNPSFEELISIYCRCRGISTTFSNFNFFLALSFFKMAGISQGVYARYLIGNASAENSHEFAKMVQPLAEKGLELSKRLSFSSSTHDRISGELFHQSKKGEEILLKVKQFMKQHVYPAEKEIIEYYARHGNTEEKWKKPPVLERLKEMAKAEGLWNLFLPDVSGLGQLDYALIAEETGKCFFAPEVFNCHAPDTGNMEVLHMYGTEEQKKEWLEPLLEGKISSCFCMTEPDVASSDATNMRCSIERDGNSYVINGKKWWSSGAGNPNCKVAIVMGKTKNSSASRYKQHSMILVPMDTPGVKLIRPLSVFGYLDEIHGGHFEIHFNDVRVPASNIILGEGRGFEIAQGRLGPGRIHHCMRSIGAAETALEIMCQRAAERETFGKKLYHHEVVAHWIAECRLSIEQARLLTLKTASKIDTLGNRRARKEVAMTKVVVPRAVLKVIDCAIQVCGGGGVSQDFPLASLFAYIRTLRLADGPDEVHLSTIARWELLDQSKKLTAKI, encoded by the exons ATGGCGGCGGAGCCGGGCACCAGCGAGGTGAGGCGGCAGCACCGCTTCGACGCCTGCCGGCTGGAGCGGCTCCTGTGCCGCCGCCTGGCCGGCTTCCCGCAGCAGCCCGAGGGGGCTCTGGAAGTCAGGCAGTACAG CTCAGGCCAGTCAAATCCAACCTTTTATCTTCGGAAGGGTGAGAAGGCTTACGTGCTCAGGAAGAAGCCCCATGGCCCCCTTTTACCTAGAGCTCACAAG GTTGATAGAGAATATCATGTGCAGAAAGCCTTATTTGCAGCTGGATTTCCAGTCCCTGAGCCCCTGTTGTATTGCAGTGATGTCTCTGTCATTGGAACAGAATTTTATGTCATGCAGCATGTGCAG GGTCGCATCTTCCGAGACCTCTCGCTGCCAGAAGTGGGCCCAGCAGAGCGTTCTGCGTTGTACATTGCAATGATAGAAACATTGGCCCAGTTGCACTCCTTTGATTTGCAGTCGTTGGGTCTCCAAGAATATGGCAGAGGTCCAGGATACTGCAGAAGACAG GTATCAACTTGGAAAAGACAATATGATGCAGCTGCTCATACAGATATTCCTGCCATGAACCAGCTGGCTGAGTGGTTAGCAAACAACTTGCCAGCTGATGATAATGAAGAAACCCTGATTCATGGGGACTTCAGAATAGATAACATCATTTTCCACCCAACAGAG gcTCGTGTTTTGGCAGTGCTGGACTGGGAACTTTCAACCACTGGTCATCCTCTAGCAGATTTAGCCTATGCTACTATGTTCTACTTTTGGCCTACGTCTCTTAAAGGCTTAGGTCAAGGAACTGTCTTCAATTTCAAAGACACTATAG tgaacCCTTCATTTGAAGAACTGATTTCTATTTACTGTCGCTGCCGGGGTATTAGCACTACTTTCTCCaacttcaatttctttcttgctttgtcattttttaaaatggcagGGATATCGCAG GGTGTGTATGCTAGATACCTCATTGGAAATGCTTCTGCAGAGAATAGTCATGAATTTGCTAAGATGGTGCAGCCTTTGGCAGAAAAAGGGTTAGAACTCTCAAAAAG ATtgtctttcagcagcagcacacatgACAGAATTTCTGGAGAGTTGTTCCATCAAAGTAAGAAAGGTGAAGAAATTCTGCTGAAAGTAAAGCAGTTCATGAAGCAGCATGTATATCCAGCTGAGAAG GAAATAATAGAATACTATGCTAGACATGGGAATACtgaggaaaaatggaagaaaccGCCAGTGCTTGAGAGACTGAAG GAAATGGCCAAAGCAGAAGGTCTGTGGAACCTTTTTCTCCCAGATGTCAGTGGTCTCGGCCAGCTTGACTATGCGCTAATAGCTGAGGAGACAGGGAAATGCTTCTTTGCTCCTGAGGTTTTCAACTGTCACGCACCTG ACACTGGAAACATGGAGGTCCTGCACATGTACGGGactgaagaacaaaagaaagagtgGCTGGAGCCTCTTCTAGAAGGGAAAATTAGTTCTTGCTTCTGCATGAcag AACCTGATGTGGCTTCAAGTGATGCCACCAATATGCGATGCAGCATCGAGCGAGATGGAAACAGTTATGTGATCAATGGCAAGAAGTGGTGGAGCAGTG GTGCTGGGAACCCGAATTGTAAAGTTGCaattgtaatgggcaaaaccaAAAACTCCTCAGCATCCAG GTACAAGCAGCACAGCATGATCCTTGTTCCCATGGACACGCCAGGAGTGAAGCTGATAAGACCCCTCTCTGTGTTTGGCTACCTGG ATGAGATCCACGGAGGCCACTTTGAGATACATTTTAATGACGTGCGAGTACCTGCCTCCAATATAATACTGG GTGAGGGAAGAGGGTTTGAGATAGCACAAGGTCGGCTCGGGCCAGGCCGAATTCATCACTGCATGAGGTCCATCGGTGCGGCTGAAACCGCTTTAGAGATCATGTGCCAGCGTGCGGCAGAGAGAGAGACTTTTGGGAAGAAGCTGTACCACCAC GAAGTTGTTGCCCACTGGATTGCTGAGTGCCGCCTTAGCATAGAACAGGCAAGACTGCTAACGCTAAAAACAGCCAGCAAGATTGACACGTTGGGCAACAGAAGAGCTAGGAAAGAG GTAGCCATGACCAAAGTGGTTGTACCTCGAGCTGTGCTTAAAGTGATTGACTGTGCGATCCAAGTGTGCGGGGGAGGCGGAGTTTCCCAGGATTTTCCTTTGGCTTCACT GTTTGCTTACATTCGCACCTTGCGCCTGGCAGACGGGCCTGATGAAGTTCATCTCTCAACAATTGCAAGGTGGGAGCTGCTCGATCAGTCGAAGAAGCTAACTGCAAAAATTTGA
- the ACKR4 gene encoding atypical chemokine receptor 4, producing the protein MVMDWDMNNSTDYWTEDEEEDLNSVIDYNMYELLCEKDDVRKFRKLFLPVFYALTFTVGVAGNSLVVAIYAYCKKLKTKTDMYIMHLAIADLLLLFTLPFWAANAVQGWELGTSMCKLTSSLYTMNFSSSMLFLACISVDRYRATAGSQGHRRGGKRCSMTCCCVWLAAVLLSIPELIFNQVKKHNNRNECLPVFPANMETLLKATIQILEIILEFLLPFLVMLTCYSVTARAIFRSANAKKSRPFMVLLAVVAAFIITQLPYNIVKFWRAIDIIYLLITDCDASKTIDIALQVTKSIALFHACLNPLLYAFLGASFKMHIMKIAKNYGHWRRQQQNGVTEEISMNSEDRTEQTVSFTI; encoded by the coding sequence ATGGTCATGGACTGGGATATGAACAACTCAACTGATTACTGGactgaggatgaggaggaggatcTCAACTCCGTCATAGATTACAACATGTACGAGCTTCTCTGTGAAAAAGACGATGTGAGAAAGTTCAGGAAATTATTCCTTCCTGTGTTCTACGCACTGACTTTCACTGTCGGAGTCGCAGGAAATTCCTTAGTGGTAGCAATTTATGCCTACTGCAAGAAACTGAAGACCAAGACAGATATGTACATCATGCACCTCGCCATCGCCGATCTGCTCTTGCTCTTCACACTCCCTTTTTGGGCTGCAAACGCAGTGCAGGGATGGGAACTTGGAACATCCATGTGCAAGCTCACTTCTTCGCTGTACACCATGAATTTCAGCTCTAGCATGCTGTTCCTGGCCTGCATCAGTGTGGACAGATACAGGGCGACTGCTGGATCCCAAgggcacagaaggggtggtAAACGCTGCAGCATGACCTGCTGCTGTGTCTGGCTGGCTGCCGTACTGCTCAGTATCCCTGAACTGATCTTTAACCAAGTCAAAAAGCACAATAACAGGAACGAATGCCTTCCTGTATTTCCAGCGAACATGGAAACGCTCTTAAAAGCGACCATTCAAATCCTGGAAATTATCCTGgaatttctgcttcctttcctaGTAATGCTGACCTGCTATTCAGTCACTGCTCGAGCAATCTTCAGATCTGCAAACGCCAAAAAGTCTCGACCTTTCATGGTTCTGCTGGCAGTGGTGGCCGCTTTCATTATTACTCAGCTGCCTTACAACATTGTTAAGTTCTGGCGAGCCATAGATATCATCTATTTATTGATTACTGACTGTGATGCAAGTAAAACCATAGACATTGCACTCCAGGTCACCAAGAGCATCGCTTTGTTTCACGCCTGCCTGAACCCTCTCCTGTATGCCTTTTTGGGCGCCTCCTTTAAAATGCACATTATGAAAATAGCAAAGAATTACGGCCACTGGAGAAGACAACAGCAGAACGGAGTGACTGAAGAAATTTCTATGAATTCTGAAGACCGTACTGAGCAAACAGTTAGCTTCACCATATAG